A part of Brassica rapa cultivar Chiifu-401-42 chromosome A05, CAAS_Brap_v3.01, whole genome shotgun sequence genomic DNA contains:
- the LOC117133978 gene encoding uncharacterized protein LOC117133978, whose protein sequence is MFVSQVEEAIPGISSTEVDAWKDKHFVKWLKSHVEYDDPYYLIWFHDLVQGPVAKVTTSPMYLTRGFTFHTYEYGRHRATSNYGICVKGETDFYGILQEIIEVEFLGLLKLKCALFKCEWFDHVVNRGVRVNKFGVVDVNSWRRYNKFEPFILASQAEQVSFIPYPRLRSSGINWLAVIKVTPRGRIVAGEEPPLQEEDAIDEVEVTDQQLNEILLIKTENQQYEDLPEDVTNEAREDEFDGSDGDHCTDLDENENDSERCNLCNKCCFSFSFSHFNVFVSKSCVYIICLKKLIWSLGFKLDKEEEDVKKKR, encoded by the exons ATGTTTGTATCTCAAGTTGAAGAAGCAATACCAGGAATATCCTCAACTGAAGTTGACGCATGGAAAGATAAGCACTTTGTCAAGTGGTTAAAATCACAT GTTGAGTATGACGATCCTTATTACCTCATCTGGTTTCACGATTTGGTCCAAGGTCCAGTagcaaaggtcaccacatcacctaTGTATTTAACACGAGGTTTTACCTTTCACACATACGAGTATGGGAGACATCGGGCAAcaagtaactatggaatatgtgtgaaaggcgAAACAGACTTTTATGGGATCTTgcaggagattattgaagtcgaatttctggggttattgaagctaaaatgcgccctcttcaaatgtgaatggttcgaccacGTTGTGAACCGAGGTGTTCGGgttaacaaatttggtgttgtgGATGTCAATTCTTGGAGAAGATACAACAAGTTCGAGCCTTTCATCCTAGCTTCTCAAGCCGAGCAAGTTAGCTTCATTCCATACCCTCGCCTTCGCAGTTCTGGGATAAACTGGTTAGCTGTTATAaaagttacacctcgtggaCGAATTGTTGCTGGAGAAGAACCACCTTTGCAAGAAGAAGACGCTATCGATGAAGTTGAGGTCACTGATCAACAACTTAATGAAATCCTTCTGATCAAAACGGAAAACCAACAATATGAAGATCTTCCCGAAGATGTGACAAATGAAGCACGTGAAGACGAGTTCGATGGAAGCGACGGTGATCATTGTACTGATCTTgatgagaacgaaaacgatTCAGAACGATGTAATCTATGTAACAaatgttgtttttctttttcattttctcaTTTTAATGTATTTGTATCAAAAAGTTGtgtttatataatatgtttaaaaaaattaatttggagtttagggtttaagttggataaagaggaagaagatgtaaagaagaagagatga
- the LOC103868839 gene encoding signal peptidase complex-like protein DTM1 isoform X1: protein MTNEAALRSSMVGLALVMVLVWLWTQSLKKTVITYAIGVSLIAGIVLPDWDFFDRSFSRWTYPVTAEERAAALSRKSQSSSRFRVYPMRMVVYVAVYGYAVYRWWMFVTK, encoded by the exons ATGACAAACGAAGCAGCTTTGAGATCATCAATGGTAGGTCTTGCATTGGTGATGGTGTTGGTATGGTTATGGACACAGTCTTTAAAGAAGACGGTTATTACTTATGCGATCGGTGTTTCTTTGATCGCTGGCATAGTCTTACCTGACTGGGACTTCTTTGATCGGAGTTTCTCCCGCTGGACCTACCCTGTTACGGCCGAGGAAAGAGCCGCCGCTCTCTCCCGCAAATCACAATCTTCAAG CAGGTTTAGAGTGTACCCTATGCGGATGGTTGTATACGTAGCGGTGTACGGATATGCAGTGTATAGGTGGTGGATGTTCGTGACGAAATGA
- the LOC103868839 gene encoding signal peptidase complex-like protein DTM1 isoform X2, whose protein sequence is MTNEAALRSSMVGLALVMVLVWLWTQSLKKTVITYAIGVSLIAGIVLPDWDFFDRSFSRWTYPVTAEERAAALSRKSQSSRFRVYPMRMVVYVAVYGYAVYRWWMFVTK, encoded by the exons ATGACAAACGAAGCAGCTTTGAGATCATCAATGGTAGGTCTTGCATTGGTGATGGTGTTGGTATGGTTATGGACACAGTCTTTAAAGAAGACGGTTATTACTTATGCGATCGGTGTTTCTTTGATCGCTGGCATAGTCTTACCTGACTGGGACTTCTTTGATCGGAGTTTCTCCCGCTGGACCTACCCTGTTACGGCCGAGGAAAGAGCCGCCGCTCTCTCCCGCAAATCACAATCTTCAAG GTTTAGAGTGTACCCTATGCGGATGGTTGTATACGTAGCGGTGTACGGATATGCAGTGTATAGGTGGTGGATGTTCGTGACGAAATGA